From one Trifolium pratense cultivar HEN17-A07 linkage group LG1, ARS_RC_1.1, whole genome shotgun sequence genomic stretch:
- the LOC123923484 gene encoding ubiquitin-like domain-containing protein CIP73 isoform X3 — MASQSSSNEGGPSTLNVSSDSSDSTVHLNVKTLDSRIYTFQVHKNMPVSQFKEKIANEIGVPVSQQRLIFRGKVLKDEHVLSEYHFENGHTLHLVERQPNQSQTPGTGSGETTSTTSNRGNDVGSGAPRNRVGQISHSVVLGTFNVGEQGEGISQDLTRVIGAVLNSFANGGQNTINVPNSTQNSSAPAGNETEGNQAENQSLAGNQAPSGQAFSGQAFQSRPHVVQIPMAAGAIPVPSFNAPIPDSLSTLSEFINRMEHTLSQNGYGPNVSSTNLGDQQAELPSNTQGLPTLEALTTVLHRAEQLLSGQAVSALSHIAGRMEREGTSADLGIRGQIQSESAQIGIAMQHLGALLLELGRTMLTLRMGRSPAESVVNAGPAVYISPSGPNPIMAQPFPLQTSSLFGGPLSSTPATLGTVGVGSAPRNVNIHIHAAAIGSRPNNGEGTRTEHRSEPGSGVSGSTRVLPVRNVMSATLPSNPSGTGAAGSTPTGFSISTSQLPPDSAPLSSVLAEIHSRLRNSVGNMQGDSTVLSGQMQSANRDLSSGSEPRPAHVNEQRDTGETNGCGDAGASSVGPTSESGVEKSEHNQPQTEAIKTCSNDERDVLIDKFVSSSSNQDLQSCSSGETTVKSEKVQEAPTVSERRDVTEPAKTAPLGLGVSGLERKKRTRLQPPVGKAADDGSSSSSINRSQEPRTDSQNILQTLASQGSAVNLINADRPSSQRPIPSGGSQIDVAGLMSQVLHSPALNGLLEGFSQQTGVDSPDGLRNMLQQFTQSPQMMNTVNQIAQHVGSQDMGNMLTGTGRGQGGGVDFSRMFQQMMPIVSQALGGGNPPSLFSAAEPETRAPYRNENSDNQSLQLDLQPVVERIDRPSPPRDVFRAVAENAVQLSGSGSASDDLLDELCCNESLASEYMEMLRYDVNQLLEGRSKRDKS; from the exons ATGGCGTCTCAATCTTCTTCAAACGAAGGCGGCCCTAGTACCCTCAATGTTTCATCAGATTCTTCAGATTCAACTGTTCACCTAAATGTCAAGACTCTTGATTCCCGAATCTACACCTTTCAAGTTCACAAAAAT aTGCCCGTTTCGCAGTTCAAAGAGAAAATTGCAAATGAAATAGGTGTTCCAGTTAGTCAGCAACGACTAATATTTAGAGGAAAAGTCTTAAAGGATGAACATGTTCTTTCTGAGTATC ATTTTGAGAATGGGCATACATTGCATTTAGTTGAAAGACAGCCAAATCAGTCACAGACTCCTGGTACAGGCTCTGGTGAGACAACTAGCACAACCAGTAACCGAG GAAACGATGTTGGATCAGGAGCTCCTCGTAACCGTGTTGGGCAAATTTCGCACAGTGTGGTTCTTGGGACTTTTAATGTGGGGGAACAGGGTGAAGGCATTTCTCAAGACCTTACTCGG GTTATTGGGGCAGTTTTGAATTCTTTTGCGAACGGGGGCCAGAACACAATTAATGTTCCTAATTCCACACAAAATTCTTCA GCTCCAGCAGGGAATGAAACTGAAGGAAATCAAGCTGAAAATCAAAGCCTAGCCGGAAATCAGGCACCATCTGGACAGGCATTTTCTGGTCAAGCATTCCAATCACGGCCTCATGTTGTTCAGATTCCTATGGCTGCAGGAGCTATACCTGTTCCTTCTTTCAATGCA CCAATTCCTGATTCACTGAGCACGCTGTCTGAGTTCATAAATCGCATGGAACATACACTTTCACAAAATG GTTATGGGCCAAATGTATCTTCAACTAACCTTGGAGATCAACAAGCTGAATTGCCTTCCAATACACAAGGGTTGCCGACACTTGAAGCACTGACCACTGTATTGCATCGTGCAGAACAGTTGCTTAGTGGTCAAGCTGTTTCTGCGCTATCT CATATTGCAGGGCGCATGGAGCGAGAGGGAACTTCTGCTGATCTAGGTATAAGGGGTCAAATACAGTCAGAGTCAGCACAGATAGGAATTGCTATGCAGCATTTGGGTGCACTTCTACTTGAACTAGGCCGAACTATGTTAACACTGCGAATGGGACGGTCTCCt gCAGAATCTGTTGTTAATGCTGGACCAGCAGTTTATATTTCTCCATCAGGGCCGAATCCTATAATGGCGCAG CCATTTCCACTTCAGACAAGTTCCCTCTTTGGCGGTCCACTTTCTTCAACTCCTGCAACTTTAGGCACCGTTGGTGTTGGAAGTGCTCCTAGGAACGTAAACATTCACATACACGCTGCTG CAATTGGCTCTAGACCAAATAATGGGGAAGGAACGAGGACTGAACACCGTAGTGAGCCTGGTTCTGGGGTTTCAGGTTCGACACGGGTTTTACCCGTTAGAAATGTTATGTCAGCAACTCTCCCATCCAACCCTTCTGGCACCGGAGCTGCTGGTAGCACACCAACTGGATTTAGTATTTCTACTTCACAGCTACCACCTGATTCAGCTCCATTATCATCTGTTTTAGCGGAAATCCATTCTCGCCTTAGAAACTCTGTTGGCAATATGCAAGGAGATAGCACAGTTCTGTCAG GCCAAATGCAATCAGCTAACAGGGACTTGTCTTCTGGATCTGAACCAAGACCCGCACATGTAAATGAACAGAGAGATACTGGGGAGACAAATGGATGTGGTGATGCCGGTGCATCCTCAGTTGGTCCCACTTCTGAAAGTGGAGTAGAGAAG TCTGAACACAACCAGCCCCAAACTGAGGCAATCAAAACCTGTAGTAATGACGAGAGAGATGTTTTGATCGACAAATTTGTTTCAAGTTCTTCCAATCAAGATTTACAAAGTTGTTCTAGTGGAGAAACAACGGTAAAATCAGAGAAAGTACAGGAGGCTCCAACTGTAAGTGAAAGACGAGATGTAACTGAACCTGCCAAAACTGCTCCTCTTGGACTGGGTGTGAGTGGTTTGGAGCGTAAG AAACGAACCAGACTTCAACCTCCTGTTGGTAAAGCTGCTGATGACGGATCCTCCAGTTCTTCCATCAATCGAAGTCAGGAACCAAGGACAGATAGTCAAAATATATTGCAAACACTCGCGAGTCAAGGATCTGCGGTTAATTTGATAAATGCTGACAGGCCATCATCTCAGCGACCCATACCCTCCGGTGGTAGTCAGATTGATGTGGCGGGTTTAATGTCTCAGGTTCTACATAGTCCTGCTCTGAATGGTTTGTTGGAAGGGTTTTCACAGCAAACAGGTGTCGACTCACCTGATGGCTTAAGGAACATGTTGCAGCAGTTCACTCAAAGCCCACAGATGATGAACACAGTCAATCAGATTGCCCAGCATGTTGGCAGTCAGGATATGGGGAACATGTTAACTGGAACGGGAAGAGGGCAGGGTGGTGGCGTTGATTTttcaaggatgtttcaacaGATGATGCCCATTGTATCACAAGCCCTTGGAGGGGGAAATCCTCCATCATTATTCTCTGCTGCAGAACCAGAAACCCGTGCACCCTACAGGAATGAAAATTCCGATAATCAAAGTTTACAG CTCGACCTTCAACCAGTGGTAGAGAGGATTGATCGCCCAAGTCCACCTAGAGATGTCTTCCGTGCTGTAGCTGAAAATGCTGTACAGCTGTCTGGTAGCGGAAGTGCTTCTGATGATCTTCTGGATGAGTTATGTTGCAATGAAAGTCTTGCCAGT GAATATATGGAGATGTTGCGATATGATGTAAATCAGCTGCTTGAAGGACGTTCGAAGAGAGACAAGTCCTAA
- the LOC123923484 gene encoding ubiquitin-like domain-containing protein CIP73 isoform X2 gives MASQSSSNEGGPSTLNVSSDSSDSTVHLNVKTLDSRIYTFQVHKNMPVSQFKEKIANEIGVPVSQQRLIFRGKVLKDEHVLSEYHFENGHTLHLVERQPNQSQTPGTGSGETTSTTSNRGNDVGSGAPRNRVGQISHSVVLGTFNVGEQGEGISQDLTRVIGAVLNSFANGGQNTINVPNSTQNSSAPAGNETEGNQAENQSLAGNQAPSGQAFSGQAFQSRPHVVQIPMAAGAIPVPSFNAPIPDSLSTLSEFINRMEHTLSQNGYGPNVSSTNLGDQQAELPSNTQGLPTLEALTTVLHRAEQLLSGQAVSALSHIAGRMEREGTSADLGIRGQIQSESAQIGIAMQHLGALLLELGRTMLTLRMGRSPAESVVNAGPAVYISPSGPNPIMAQPFPLQTSSLFGGPLSSTPATLGTVGVGSAPRNVNIHIHAAGASLAPIVSAIGSRPNNGEGTRTEHRSEPGSGVSGSTRVLPVRNVMSATLPSNPSGTGAAGSTPTGFSISTSQLPPDSAPLSSVLAEIHSRLRNSVGNMQGDSTVLSGQMQSANRDLSSGSEPRPAHVNEQRDTGETNGCGDAGASSVGPTSESGVEKPQTEAIKTCSNDERDVLIDKFVSSSSNQDLQSCSSGETTVKSEKVQEAPTVSERRDVTEPAKTAPLGLGVSGLERKKRTRLQPPVGKAADDGSSSSSINRSQEPRTDSQNILQTLASQGSAVNLINADRPSSQRPIPSGGSQIDVAGLMSQVLHSPALNGLLEGFSQQTGVDSPDGLRNMLQQFTQSPQMMNTVNQIAQHVGSQDMGNMLTGTGRGQGGGVDFSRMFQQMMPIVSQALGGGNPPSLFSAAEPETRAPYRNENSDNQSLQLDLQPVVERIDRPSPPRDVFRAVAENAVQLSGSGSASDDLLDELCCNESLASEYMEMLRYDVNQLLEGRSKRDKS, from the exons ATGGCGTCTCAATCTTCTTCAAACGAAGGCGGCCCTAGTACCCTCAATGTTTCATCAGATTCTTCAGATTCAACTGTTCACCTAAATGTCAAGACTCTTGATTCCCGAATCTACACCTTTCAAGTTCACAAAAAT aTGCCCGTTTCGCAGTTCAAAGAGAAAATTGCAAATGAAATAGGTGTTCCAGTTAGTCAGCAACGACTAATATTTAGAGGAAAAGTCTTAAAGGATGAACATGTTCTTTCTGAGTATC ATTTTGAGAATGGGCATACATTGCATTTAGTTGAAAGACAGCCAAATCAGTCACAGACTCCTGGTACAGGCTCTGGTGAGACAACTAGCACAACCAGTAACCGAG GAAACGATGTTGGATCAGGAGCTCCTCGTAACCGTGTTGGGCAAATTTCGCACAGTGTGGTTCTTGGGACTTTTAATGTGGGGGAACAGGGTGAAGGCATTTCTCAAGACCTTACTCGG GTTATTGGGGCAGTTTTGAATTCTTTTGCGAACGGGGGCCAGAACACAATTAATGTTCCTAATTCCACACAAAATTCTTCA GCTCCAGCAGGGAATGAAACTGAAGGAAATCAAGCTGAAAATCAAAGCCTAGCCGGAAATCAGGCACCATCTGGACAGGCATTTTCTGGTCAAGCATTCCAATCACGGCCTCATGTTGTTCAGATTCCTATGGCTGCAGGAGCTATACCTGTTCCTTCTTTCAATGCA CCAATTCCTGATTCACTGAGCACGCTGTCTGAGTTCATAAATCGCATGGAACATACACTTTCACAAAATG GTTATGGGCCAAATGTATCTTCAACTAACCTTGGAGATCAACAAGCTGAATTGCCTTCCAATACACAAGGGTTGCCGACACTTGAAGCACTGACCACTGTATTGCATCGTGCAGAACAGTTGCTTAGTGGTCAAGCTGTTTCTGCGCTATCT CATATTGCAGGGCGCATGGAGCGAGAGGGAACTTCTGCTGATCTAGGTATAAGGGGTCAAATACAGTCAGAGTCAGCACAGATAGGAATTGCTATGCAGCATTTGGGTGCACTTCTACTTGAACTAGGCCGAACTATGTTAACACTGCGAATGGGACGGTCTCCt gCAGAATCTGTTGTTAATGCTGGACCAGCAGTTTATATTTCTCCATCAGGGCCGAATCCTATAATGGCGCAG CCATTTCCACTTCAGACAAGTTCCCTCTTTGGCGGTCCACTTTCTTCAACTCCTGCAACTTTAGGCACCGTTGGTGTTGGAAGTGCTCCTAGGAACGTAAACATTCACATACACGCTGCTG GTGCCTCTCTTGCACCAATTGTTTCAGCAATTGGCTCTAGACCAAATAATGGGGAAGGAACGAGGACTGAACACCGTAGTGAGCCTGGTTCTGGGGTTTCAGGTTCGACACGGGTTTTACCCGTTAGAAATGTTATGTCAGCAACTCTCCCATCCAACCCTTCTGGCACCGGAGCTGCTGGTAGCACACCAACTGGATTTAGTATTTCTACTTCACAGCTACCACCTGATTCAGCTCCATTATCATCTGTTTTAGCGGAAATCCATTCTCGCCTTAGAAACTCTGTTGGCAATATGCAAGGAGATAGCACAGTTCTGTCAG GCCAAATGCAATCAGCTAACAGGGACTTGTCTTCTGGATCTGAACCAAGACCCGCACATGTAAATGAACAGAGAGATACTGGGGAGACAAATGGATGTGGTGATGCCGGTGCATCCTCAGTTGGTCCCACTTCTGAAAGTGGAGTAGAGAAG CCCCAAACTGAGGCAATCAAAACCTGTAGTAATGACGAGAGAGATGTTTTGATCGACAAATTTGTTTCAAGTTCTTCCAATCAAGATTTACAAAGTTGTTCTAGTGGAGAAACAACGGTAAAATCAGAGAAAGTACAGGAGGCTCCAACTGTAAGTGAAAGACGAGATGTAACTGAACCTGCCAAAACTGCTCCTCTTGGACTGGGTGTGAGTGGTTTGGAGCGTAAG AAACGAACCAGACTTCAACCTCCTGTTGGTAAAGCTGCTGATGACGGATCCTCCAGTTCTTCCATCAATCGAAGTCAGGAACCAAGGACAGATAGTCAAAATATATTGCAAACACTCGCGAGTCAAGGATCTGCGGTTAATTTGATAAATGCTGACAGGCCATCATCTCAGCGACCCATACCCTCCGGTGGTAGTCAGATTGATGTGGCGGGTTTAATGTCTCAGGTTCTACATAGTCCTGCTCTGAATGGTTTGTTGGAAGGGTTTTCACAGCAAACAGGTGTCGACTCACCTGATGGCTTAAGGAACATGTTGCAGCAGTTCACTCAAAGCCCACAGATGATGAACACAGTCAATCAGATTGCCCAGCATGTTGGCAGTCAGGATATGGGGAACATGTTAACTGGAACGGGAAGAGGGCAGGGTGGTGGCGTTGATTTttcaaggatgtttcaacaGATGATGCCCATTGTATCACAAGCCCTTGGAGGGGGAAATCCTCCATCATTATTCTCTGCTGCAGAACCAGAAACCCGTGCACCCTACAGGAATGAAAATTCCGATAATCAAAGTTTACAG CTCGACCTTCAACCAGTGGTAGAGAGGATTGATCGCCCAAGTCCACCTAGAGATGTCTTCCGTGCTGTAGCTGAAAATGCTGTACAGCTGTCTGGTAGCGGAAGTGCTTCTGATGATCTTCTGGATGAGTTATGTTGCAATGAAAGTCTTGCCAGT GAATATATGGAGATGTTGCGATATGATGTAAATCAGCTGCTTGAAGGACGTTCGAAGAGAGACAAGTCCTAA
- the LOC123923484 gene encoding ubiquitin-like domain-containing protein CIP73 isoform X4 produces MASQSSSNEGGPSTLNVSSDSSDSTVHLNVKTLDSRIYTFQVHKNMPVSQFKEKIANEIGVPVSQQRLIFRGKVLKDEHVLSEYHFENGHTLHLVERQPNQSQTPGTGSGETTSTTSNRGNDVGSGAPRNRVGQISHSVVLGTFNVGEQGEGISQDLTRVIGAVLNSFANGGQNTINVPNSTQNSSAPAGNETEGNQAENQSLAGNQAPSGQAFSGQAFQSRPHVVQIPMAAGAIPVPSFNAPIPDSLSTLSEFINRMEHTLSQNGYGPNVSSTNLGDQQAELPSNTQGLPTLEALTTVLHRAEQLLSGQAVSALSHIAGRMEREGTSADLGIRGQIQSESAQIGIAMQHLGALLLELGRTMLTLRMGRSPAESVVNAGPAVYISPSGPNPIMAQPFPLQTSSLFGGPLSSTPATLGTVGVGSAPRNVNIHIHAAAIGSRPNNGEGTRTEHRSEPGSGVSGSTRVLPVRNVMSATLPSNPSGTGAAGSTPTGFSISTSQLPPDSAPLSSVLAEIHSRLRNSVGNMQGDSTVLSGQMQSANRDLSSGSEPRPAHVNEQRDTGETNGCGDAGASSVGPTSESGVEKPQTEAIKTCSNDERDVLIDKFVSSSSNQDLQSCSSGETTVKSEKVQEAPTVSERRDVTEPAKTAPLGLGVSGLERKKRTRLQPPVGKAADDGSSSSSINRSQEPRTDSQNILQTLASQGSAVNLINADRPSSQRPIPSGGSQIDVAGLMSQVLHSPALNGLLEGFSQQTGVDSPDGLRNMLQQFTQSPQMMNTVNQIAQHVGSQDMGNMLTGTGRGQGGGVDFSRMFQQMMPIVSQALGGGNPPSLFSAAEPETRAPYRNENSDNQSLQLDLQPVVERIDRPSPPRDVFRAVAENAVQLSGSGSASDDLLDELCCNESLASEYMEMLRYDVNQLLEGRSKRDKS; encoded by the exons ATGGCGTCTCAATCTTCTTCAAACGAAGGCGGCCCTAGTACCCTCAATGTTTCATCAGATTCTTCAGATTCAACTGTTCACCTAAATGTCAAGACTCTTGATTCCCGAATCTACACCTTTCAAGTTCACAAAAAT aTGCCCGTTTCGCAGTTCAAAGAGAAAATTGCAAATGAAATAGGTGTTCCAGTTAGTCAGCAACGACTAATATTTAGAGGAAAAGTCTTAAAGGATGAACATGTTCTTTCTGAGTATC ATTTTGAGAATGGGCATACATTGCATTTAGTTGAAAGACAGCCAAATCAGTCACAGACTCCTGGTACAGGCTCTGGTGAGACAACTAGCACAACCAGTAACCGAG GAAACGATGTTGGATCAGGAGCTCCTCGTAACCGTGTTGGGCAAATTTCGCACAGTGTGGTTCTTGGGACTTTTAATGTGGGGGAACAGGGTGAAGGCATTTCTCAAGACCTTACTCGG GTTATTGGGGCAGTTTTGAATTCTTTTGCGAACGGGGGCCAGAACACAATTAATGTTCCTAATTCCACACAAAATTCTTCA GCTCCAGCAGGGAATGAAACTGAAGGAAATCAAGCTGAAAATCAAAGCCTAGCCGGAAATCAGGCACCATCTGGACAGGCATTTTCTGGTCAAGCATTCCAATCACGGCCTCATGTTGTTCAGATTCCTATGGCTGCAGGAGCTATACCTGTTCCTTCTTTCAATGCA CCAATTCCTGATTCACTGAGCACGCTGTCTGAGTTCATAAATCGCATGGAACATACACTTTCACAAAATG GTTATGGGCCAAATGTATCTTCAACTAACCTTGGAGATCAACAAGCTGAATTGCCTTCCAATACACAAGGGTTGCCGACACTTGAAGCACTGACCACTGTATTGCATCGTGCAGAACAGTTGCTTAGTGGTCAAGCTGTTTCTGCGCTATCT CATATTGCAGGGCGCATGGAGCGAGAGGGAACTTCTGCTGATCTAGGTATAAGGGGTCAAATACAGTCAGAGTCAGCACAGATAGGAATTGCTATGCAGCATTTGGGTGCACTTCTACTTGAACTAGGCCGAACTATGTTAACACTGCGAATGGGACGGTCTCCt gCAGAATCTGTTGTTAATGCTGGACCAGCAGTTTATATTTCTCCATCAGGGCCGAATCCTATAATGGCGCAG CCATTTCCACTTCAGACAAGTTCCCTCTTTGGCGGTCCACTTTCTTCAACTCCTGCAACTTTAGGCACCGTTGGTGTTGGAAGTGCTCCTAGGAACGTAAACATTCACATACACGCTGCTG CAATTGGCTCTAGACCAAATAATGGGGAAGGAACGAGGACTGAACACCGTAGTGAGCCTGGTTCTGGGGTTTCAGGTTCGACACGGGTTTTACCCGTTAGAAATGTTATGTCAGCAACTCTCCCATCCAACCCTTCTGGCACCGGAGCTGCTGGTAGCACACCAACTGGATTTAGTATTTCTACTTCACAGCTACCACCTGATTCAGCTCCATTATCATCTGTTTTAGCGGAAATCCATTCTCGCCTTAGAAACTCTGTTGGCAATATGCAAGGAGATAGCACAGTTCTGTCAG GCCAAATGCAATCAGCTAACAGGGACTTGTCTTCTGGATCTGAACCAAGACCCGCACATGTAAATGAACAGAGAGATACTGGGGAGACAAATGGATGTGGTGATGCCGGTGCATCCTCAGTTGGTCCCACTTCTGAAAGTGGAGTAGAGAAG CCCCAAACTGAGGCAATCAAAACCTGTAGTAATGACGAGAGAGATGTTTTGATCGACAAATTTGTTTCAAGTTCTTCCAATCAAGATTTACAAAGTTGTTCTAGTGGAGAAACAACGGTAAAATCAGAGAAAGTACAGGAGGCTCCAACTGTAAGTGAAAGACGAGATGTAACTGAACCTGCCAAAACTGCTCCTCTTGGACTGGGTGTGAGTGGTTTGGAGCGTAAG AAACGAACCAGACTTCAACCTCCTGTTGGTAAAGCTGCTGATGACGGATCCTCCAGTTCTTCCATCAATCGAAGTCAGGAACCAAGGACAGATAGTCAAAATATATTGCAAACACTCGCGAGTCAAGGATCTGCGGTTAATTTGATAAATGCTGACAGGCCATCATCTCAGCGACCCATACCCTCCGGTGGTAGTCAGATTGATGTGGCGGGTTTAATGTCTCAGGTTCTACATAGTCCTGCTCTGAATGGTTTGTTGGAAGGGTTTTCACAGCAAACAGGTGTCGACTCACCTGATGGCTTAAGGAACATGTTGCAGCAGTTCACTCAAAGCCCACAGATGATGAACACAGTCAATCAGATTGCCCAGCATGTTGGCAGTCAGGATATGGGGAACATGTTAACTGGAACGGGAAGAGGGCAGGGTGGTGGCGTTGATTTttcaaggatgtttcaacaGATGATGCCCATTGTATCACAAGCCCTTGGAGGGGGAAATCCTCCATCATTATTCTCTGCTGCAGAACCAGAAACCCGTGCACCCTACAGGAATGAAAATTCCGATAATCAAAGTTTACAG CTCGACCTTCAACCAGTGGTAGAGAGGATTGATCGCCCAAGTCCACCTAGAGATGTCTTCCGTGCTGTAGCTGAAAATGCTGTACAGCTGTCTGGTAGCGGAAGTGCTTCTGATGATCTTCTGGATGAGTTATGTTGCAATGAAAGTCTTGCCAGT GAATATATGGAGATGTTGCGATATGATGTAAATCAGCTGCTTGAAGGACGTTCGAAGAGAGACAAGTCCTAA